One Malus sylvestris chromosome 14, drMalSylv7.2, whole genome shotgun sequence DNA segment encodes these proteins:
- the LOC126598940 gene encoding mini zinc finger protein 3-like: MKKRQVVVKRDGSGRSSSTSSSMVRTVRYCECQKNHAANLGGYAVDGCREFMASGEDGTTEALTCAACGCHRNFHRREVETEVVCEYSPPNSYR, encoded by the coding sequence ATGAAGAAGCGCCAAGTGGTGGTGAAACGAGATGGATCGGGGAGGAGCTCAAGTACTTCATCTTCAATGGTGCGAACTGTGAGGTATTGCGAGTGCCAGAAGAATCATGCTGCAAATTTAGGAGGGTATGCTGTTGACGGGTGTAGAGAATTCATGGCAAGTGGTGAGGATGGGACGACTGAGGCTCTTACATGCGCTGCTTGTGGTTGCCACAGAAATTTTCACAGAAGGGAAGTGGAAACTGAGGTTGTTTGTGAGTATTCTCCACCCAATTCTTATCGCTAA